In Poecile atricapillus isolate bPoeAtr1 chromosome 22, bPoeAtr1.hap1, whole genome shotgun sequence, a genomic segment contains:
- the ARHGEF16 gene encoding rho guanine nucleotide exchange factor 16 translates to MSRSPSPAYVDDKTLLLEYRCHPVQPEPPSPTCAPGKRSSTTAPNATPLSPLASPTSAEPRRIILSTDSPATLKVGTQQLIPKSLAVSSKPKNSPSRHQSFGARREPLSPDPKRAAVPILAPEAEDEDDGGGALKRNLRNMSYRAAMKGLDTGLDTELEPAKAAPSLKPVSEDGSTLPSHSPARSKRTLGRKRVQKRGGSFKDQPRLYQEIRERGLNSVSHESDEDLLEESLPEEPSSLGSTIVVQSYRPAQLTWSQLPEVLESGILQRISPEERKRQEAMFEIITSEYSYMHSLSILVGHFMKSEELKETMTQTEHHHLFSNIGDILTVSTSFFEDLEKRHQEHLLIPDISDIVEEHASKHFNPYISYCSNEVYQQRTLDKLLTTNPLFKETLKQIERKPECGGLPMISFLILPMQRVTRLPLLLDTVQQKTNARTAAYGAATRAVKAISKLVKSCNDGARAMERTEQMYTLQKQLEFGKKKPFPLISVSRWLLKRGELHLLLSEEAGIFRRGAGRLCHLFLFNDVLIITKKKSEESYTVMNYATLDQVTVEKVESSDPPSPPPGKAGGHLLRVVLEKDSEGRREEVVLSAETLSDRARWIAALMHREKEKPDTTPKGDLSQVEITRAYLAKEADELSLQQADVVLVLGGEDGWCWGERLRDGERGWFPQACARPITSRVAAEGNVRRMERLRIETDV, encoded by the exons ATGTCTCGGAGCCCCTCTCCTGCCTATGTGGATGACAAGACCTTGCTCCTGGAGTACCGATGCCACCCAGTGCAgccagagccccccagcccaacctgtgcccctgggaAGCGCAGCTCCACCACGGCTCCCAATGCCACCCCGCTGTCACCACTGGCCTCCCCCACCTCGGCTGAGCCGCGTCGCATCATCCTCAGCACGGACAGCCCGGCCACGCTGAAGGTGGGAACACAGCAGCTCATCCCCAAAAGCTTGGCTGTCTCCTCCAAGCCCAAGAACAGCCCCTCCCGGCACCAGAGCTTCGGGGCGAGACGGGAACCCCTGAGCCCCGACCCGAAGCGGGCGGCCGTCCCCATCCTGGCCCCGGAggcagaggatgaggatgatggcGGAGGGGCCCTCAAGCGCAACCTGAGGAACATGTCCTACCGCGCGGCCATGAAGGGGCTGGACACCGGGCTGGACACCGAGCTGGAGCCAGCCAAGGCCGCTCCCTCGCTGAAACCCGTGTCTGAGGATGGCAGCACCCTGCCCAGCCACAGCCCGGCCAGGAGCAAG AGAACCCTCGGACGGAAGCGGGTGCAGAAGCGTGGTGGCTCCTTCAAGGACC AGCCCCGGCTGTATCAGGAGATCCGTGAGAGAGGTCTGAACTCTGTCAGCCATGAGTCAGACGAGGACTTGCTGGAGGAGTCCCTGCCAGAGGAGCCGTCCTCTCTGGGCTCCACGATTGTGGTGCAGAGCTACCGCCCGGCCCAGCTGACCTGGAGCCAGCTCCCAGAG GTTCTGGAGTCAGGCATCCTGCAGAGGATCTCGCCCGAGGAGCGCAAGCGGCAGGAG GCAATGTTTGAGATCATCACTTCTGAGTACTCCTACATGCACAGCCTGAGCATCCTGGTGGGCCACTTCATGAAGTcagaggagctgaaggagaCCATGACTCAGACAGAGCACCACCACCTCTTCTCCAACATTGGGGACATCCTGACAGTCAGCACGAG CTTCTTTGAAGACTTGGAGAAGCGACACCAGGAGCACCTCCTGATCCCTGATATCAGTGACATCGTGGAGGAACACGCCTCAAAACACTTCAACCCCTACATCAGCTACTGCTCCAATGAAGTCTATCAGCAGAGGACACTGGATAAGCTGCT AACCACAAACCCCTTATTTAAAGAGACCCTGAAACAAATTGAAAGGAAACCAGAGTGTGGAGGCCTGCCAATGATCTCATTTCTCATTTTGCCCATGCAGAGGGTAACACGGCTTCCTCTGCTCTTAGAT ACCGTCCAGCAAAAAACAAACGCACGCACCGCAGCGTACGGAGCTGCCACCCGCGCTGTGAAGGCCATCAGCAAG ctgGTCAAGAGCTGCAATGATGGAGCTCGGGCTATGGAGAGGACAGAGCAGATGTACACCTTGCAGaaacagctggaatttgggaagaaGAAG CCTTTCCCACTGATCTCGGTGTCCCGGTGGCTGCTGAAGCGGGGGGAGCTGCACCTGCTGCTCTCGGAGGAGGCCGGGATCTTCCGCCGCGGTGCCGGCCGCCTCTGCCACCTCTTCCTGTTCAATGACGTCCTGATCATCACCAAGAAGAAGAG CGAGGAGAGTTACACAGTCATGAACTACGCCACGCTGGACCAGGTCACCGTGGAGAAGGTGGAGAGCTCAGATCCACCCTCCCCTCCTCCTGGCAAGGCCGGTGGGCACCTGCTCCGAGTGGTGCTGGAGAAGGACAGTGAGGGCCGGCGGGAAGAGGTGGTGCTGTCAGCAGAGACGCT gAGTGACCGGGCCCGGTGGATCGCGGCGCTGATgcacagggagaaggaaaagcccGACACCACTCCCAAAGGAG ACCTGAGCCAGGTGGAGATCACCCGTGCCTACCTGGCCAAGGAGGCGGatgagctgtccctgcagcaagCAGATGTAGTCCTGGTGCTGGGGGGAGAGGATG gctggtgctgggggGAGCGGCTGCGGGACGGGGAGCGGGGCTGGTTCCCCCAGGCCTGTGCCCGGCCCATCACGAGCCGCGTGGCCGCGGAGGGCAACGTGCGGCGCATGGAGCGGCTGCGCATCGAGACCGACGTGTAG